A single window of Macaca mulatta isolate MMU2019108-1 chromosome 9, T2T-MMU8v2.0, whole genome shotgun sequence DNA harbors:
- the GRK5 gene encoding G protein-coupled receptor kinase 5 isoform X9 translates to MYACKRLEKKRIKKRKGESMALNEKQILEKVNSQFVVNLAYAYETKDALCLVLTIMNGGDLKFHIYNMGNPGFEEERALFYAAEILCGLEDLHRENTVYRDLKPENILLDDYGHIRISDLGLAVKIPEGDLIRGRVGTVGYMAPEVLNNQRYGLSPDYWGLGCLIYEMIEGQSPFRGRKEKVKREEVDRRVLETEEVYSRKFSEEAESICKMLLTKDAKQRLGCQEEGAAEVKRHPFFRNMNFKRLEAGMLDPPFVPDPRAVYCKDVLDIEQFSTVKGVNLDHTDDDFYSKFSTGSVSIPWQNEMIETECFKELNVFGPDGTLSPDLNRNHPPEPPKKGLLQRIFKRQHQNNSKSSPSSKTNFNHHINSNHVSSNSTGSS, encoded by the exons GTCAACCTCGCCTATGCCTACGAGACCAAGGATGCGCTGTGCTTGGTCCTGACCATCATGAACGGGGGCGACCTGAAGTTCCACATCTACAACATGGGCAACCCCGGCTTCGAGGAGGAGCGGGCCTTGTTTTATGCGGCAGAGATCCTCTGCGGCTTAGAAGACCTCCACCGCGAGAACACCGTCTACCG agatctGAAACCTGAAAACATCCTGTTAGATGATTATG GCCACATTAGGATCTCAGACCTGGGCTTGGCTGTGAAGATCCCCGAGGGAGACCTGATCCGCGGCCGGGTGGGCACTGTTGGCTACATGG CTCCAGAGGTCCTGAACAACCAGAGGTACGGCCTGAGCCCCGACTACTGGGGCCTGGGCTGCCTCATCTATGAGATGATCGAGGGCCAGTCGCCATTCCGCGGCCGCAAGGAGAAGGTGAAGCGGGAGGAGGTGGACCGCCGGGTCCTGGAGACCGAAGAGGTGTACTCCCGCAAGTTCTCCGAGGAGGCCGAGTCCATCTGCAAGATG CTGCTCACCAAAGATGCAAAGCAGAGGCTGGGCTGCCAGGAGGAGGGGGCTGCAGAGGTCAAGAGACACCCCTTCTTCAGGAACATGAACTTCAAGCGCTTAGAAGCCGGGATGTTGGATCCTCCCTTCGTTCCAGAC CCCCGCGCTGTGTACTGTAAGGACGTGCTGGACATCGAGCAGTTCTCCACTGTGAAGGGTGTCAATCTGGACCACACAGATGACGACTTCTACTCCAAGTTCTCCACTGGTTCTGTGTCCATCCCATGGCAAAACGAG ATGATAGAAACAGAATGCTTTAAGGAGCTGAACGTGTTTGGACCTGATGGTACCCTCTCGCCAGATCTGAACAGAAATCACCCTCCGGAACCGCCAAAGAAAGGGCTGCTCCAGAGAATCTTCAAGCGTCAG caTCAGAACAATTCCAAGAGTTCGCCCAGCTCCAAGACCAATTTTAACCACCACATAAACTCAAACCACGTCAGCTCGAACTCCACCGGAAGCAGCTAG